ACAAGGTGGCGAGTGATGAAAACGGCAGCAACCTGCGCCTCAATAGCCTTATGGGTGTTGTCGGTGCTCACAACCGGATGCGGCACCCTCAGCCAGCACGACCTCACCCGGCCGAAACCGACAGCTCTTGGTTTGGAGCTGGAAACTGTGAATGAATTGCGACCAAAACTCGCGCGACTGCGTCCGGGCGTGAGTGAACAAGTGGTGTTCGAACAGTTGCATCTGAACCGATTCCCCTTTCCGTTCGAATTCGGATGCTTGCACCAATGGAATTACGTTTACGACCTCGGGAGCAGCCACACTCTGGAGGTTTCTTTTGTTCGTGGCGCTCAAGGGGATTGGATTTTAGACGAGGCAAAACTTTCGACTCCTCGTTCACAAGATGCAATTTGGATTAAGTAAAGCCCTCAACAGGAATGGCAGTGAGCGGAGCACCATTGGACGACGGGAAGAATCAGCGCACTGCGTTCATCTCGCATACAATGGCCGTTGGAAAGAGTGTTAGCCCGGACATTTCGCGGGCTGTAGCCGCAAACTTTAGTTCGCGCCGTGCCGGTCGAACGTTTCCCGGCTCGCAAACTAAAGTTTGCGGCTACGCCACGGTGCTGGAAAATCAAGGTCTTTGATTCGCAACCTGAAGGTTGCGGCTACGCTACGGTGCGGGAAACGAGGTTTTTGATTCGCAACTCAAAAGTTGCGCCTACGGTTTGGGAGGTCTGAGCCGCCAGATGCCCGCGAGGATGCTGCCGACGACGGAGTGGAACACGCTGGAGATCGCGCACGGCACCGGCGCGGCAGGCAGCGCTGGGAAATTCTTTTGCGCCAGCGCCACGGCCAGACCGGAGTTCTGCATCCCGACTTCGATGGAAATCGTCCGGCAAACTATTTTGTCGTAGCCGAGAACTTTCGCGAACAGGTAACCGAGCAAGAATCCGCACGAATGCAGGAGGAACACCGCCAGAAACAGAATGCCGCCGTATTTTTTGATGTTGTCCGCGTTCTGGCCGATGATGCTCGCGCAGATCAGCGCGATGGTCACGACGGAGACCGGCGGTGCGACGGGCAGGACCGCTTTGACCACACGCGGGAAAAGATGATGAAGCGCCAGTCCGAACAGCACCGGCAGCAGGACGATTTGCGCCGTGTCGCGGAACAGTTGCCACGCGCTCACCGGAACATAGGCGCCGGCCAACAGTTTGGTCAGCAGTGGAGTGAGCAGTACCGCGCCGAACGTGGAGCACATCGTCATGAGCACTGACAGCGCCACGTCCGAGCGAGCGATGTAGTTGACGACGTTCGACGCCGTGCCGCACGGACAACAGGCGACGAGGATCAAACCCACCGCGAACGGGGTCTCCAATTTCAGCA
This genomic window from Candidatus Angelobacter sp. contains:
- a CDS encoding bile acid:sodium symporter family protein, with protein sequence MTRLLNLFTNLFPLWVFLGGIGALIHPPWFTWFRGNAIVWGLAVIMLGMGITLSVDDFKRVLKMPRAVAAGFIAHYLIMPFLGWSIAHLLKLETPFAVGLILVACCPCGTASNVVNYIARSDVALSVLMTMCSTFGAVLLTPLLTKLLAGAYVPVSAWQLFRDTAQIVLLPVLFGLALHHLFPRVVKAVLPVAPPVSVVTIALICASIIGQNADNIKKYGGILFLAVFLLHSCGFLLGYLFAKVLGYDKIVCRTISIEVGMQNSGLAVALAQKNFPALPAAPVPCAISSVFHSVVGSILAGIWRLRPPKP